TACACCATACACCCATTCATTATGCCGCCCCGGAATGGATCGAACGTCAAACTTAGTCCGTCCATTTTTTTTCTCCTACACTTTCGGGAAACGTTTTAAATATACGGTTCCGTTAGCATTTGGGGAATATTCCGAGTGGGGTTTGGCATTGTGAAATGGGCCAAATTGAGAGCTAAAAGAGCACTCGAGTCGGCAAACAATTTTCCCAGTTCAGCGTTTTGCATTTTACATAACTCCGTTTTTTTTACTCCCGAGGCATACGCCTACTAATTGTTGGTGTCAATTGCAAACAGATTTTTAAGTAGTCGGAGAAAGATAAAGGTAGCTCGAATCAAATAATTAAGCACAACTTTAAAAGAAAATTTTGAACTTGATGTTTTCTGACAGATTGCATTTTTGAAGAGGAAATAATGGATTAAATTGGaaacaatttatatatatgcAATTTGAAATTTGTAATTTTTAATATGGATGTCATGACATGCATCTGAGAGCAATACAAAAACAATGAATACAAAGTGTTCTAAAATTAGTAATTTGCATAGATGGAAGATATTTTTTTTGTCTCATTATGTTTATGCATTGATATTTTCCTATGCTAAATATGCTAGCGATCCATAAAATATCAACCTCAAGGGGTAATGTGACTTTCCGGGAAAGCAAaacacaaaataaaaaataaaagataTAAACTTTTGCCTAAATAATTAGTttacatatttacatatgtaaatatatatatatgtgaaagagaaagagatatgtaggaagagggagagagaaagagagctaGCAAGAGAACAGCAGGCAGCGCCAATTTCAACGTCACTCAACGGCTAACAATGCTTATTGATGCTGCATAATAGGAGCACAGAGGAAGGTGGCAGTGAGGCGGTGGTGGcaggaaaacaaaacacacacacataccgACACCCCCTctcatacacatacacacgcaTACCTACAGAGACCGCAATTCCGCGTTGGGTGCACGAATTGGTTGTCGAGCTATAGAGTCGGACTTGGCCATGGTCGATGGTCGAAGGCCGGTTGATTGGATATGCGGAGCTGTCGCTATTTCTACCCTGCAACAGCCCCCGTCCGCTCTGTTGCCCACAAAATCCGCTTAAACAATAAGCCAGAGAAACATACCACCAAAATCAGTCAACAATCAACTATTCCAGCGAGAGAACAGAACAACTGACAAAATAGAGGAACAAAAGGAAAACAAGCTGGCATTCCCTTCCGAAAGAAAAACCTCAAGTGGTACCTTAAAAGCGGTGGGGTGGAGGGGAGGAAGATCGCGGTGGTTGCGGGGCAACagacaaattaatttgcagccATGAAGTCAATCAAAGTCAATGCCCCGGCAGGGCATCCCCAATCGCCAAAAGGGATAATGGCCCAGGAATTTGTTTTAAAATACCTTCCCTTACGAGCGCAGACACCTGCCTGGTTAGCTGTTGCCTAACGCCACTGTGACCCATATTTTGCAATTCAGAGGGAATTTCATCTATGGTATTGGTCTTTGCTGCTTTGGCGCAGTGGGTGAAATGACCAATCTAGGGAGAAGGAGCAGAAAACCTCCAGCTCCCAAGATACTGAATATAACATACATCTGGTTTTACAGAAAGATGTAGAAAAAATTAAAGTAGTTTTAAACATTTTAAAGAAATATTTTGAAActtaaaaatgaaaaaaaaattgttttgcTTAGTTTTTAAATGAATTCGCAGGAaagttaaacaaaaaaaaataaattaatattaattaTTGTCATTGTGTAGATCAGTGAAGTTGCAAAAGTAACTTTTTATATATCTATTTTTTTTAACAGCATCAATTTTTGCCCGATATTTAGGGTATTCTTGGTTTCTAAATTTACTTTAAGTAACTGTCGTAGCTACTGtaacaaaaaacacatttaCTTCAAAATATGGCTTCCAATTTGAAATCTGGGTAGCTGAAAGAGTACGTGGAATATTGAAATAAACCTTACAGCTGCAGCTTGCGTACCATGTCAGATTCGAATTTTTGAGCATTAAGtcaaaaaaaaagtttttgaAATCTCGCATTGCACAAATTACGTTTTTATCCTGTTAGCTTGGTCGTTTTACCCGCTATGCTTTGGGTAGGCTGTAGAAACTGAAAAGGATTGGTAGAGAATAAAATGTATTGCAGCTATTCTCAATATCTCaaacttaatttaatttaattgtgAATTTGTTTGATGTTTTGAAAAATCCTCCATAATTGTTCCAGGTGAATCCCTCGCACGTGCGGCATCACAAAATCGTTGTGGAGACTCGCAACGATATGCAGACCTCCATTGTGGGCATCCACTTCGTGGTCACCGATCAGCACTTCGACAACGGCAAGCTAAAGGTGAGTCGAGGATGTCCAATATGTGTGCTAGAAATGGCTTTTAACCCGCTAATTGGTTGACCCTGCAGCTCCGGTGCAGTGCCCAGCTGCACGACGTGTACTGGAAGACCACCGAGAAGACCATCCTCGAGGCGGATCCATTTACCAAGTACGGCAGCGGAGGGGCCAGCGGGAACCGCGTCAGCCCCGACGAGTTCTACGACCAGTACACGCACGAAGACGAGCAGTTCCACAGCAAGAAGAACAGCTATCTGACACAGCTGCAGGGTAAGTAGAGCTCCAATTAGAGAAGCCCGAGTGGACGAAACACACATAATACAGCACACAGCCGATACACACACAATAGCACTGACAGAATACCTGCCCTCGTACTCGTAAGAGACGATAAGTAGAACAAAGAACAACCAGAATACATACATCGAATACATGGCCTGCATTTGTCTGTGTCTTTCTCTATTTTTCGCTAGACTTTCTCTTTCATTCCTCAGGCGAAGAAGACGACGGAGCCGAAGGAGCGGAGGATGGTGGCGCCGCCTGGCGGGGCGTGGGCTCGGGCTCATCCAGCTGCTGTCCGAGTCAATCTTTGGCAGTCAGTGGATCGCTGCTGGCGGTGCTCGGCTGGACGCTAGGCAGGCAATTAGTGTCGCAGTTGCAGGCGCTAACAAGCGGCGCCGGCATTGCAGCGAGTGGCAcaaccagcagcaacagaaggTGCACCAGCCACCGGACACATTCCGGACACATGCGGGTCAGCGCCACAAAGCAACGGCAGCGGCGGGTTCATGGCCTCCGGGCGTCCGACTGCAGCTGGAGAGGATGCACAATCGGCAGGACCAacgacagcaacaacagcagcagcagttgcatCAGGCAATTAACATGATTCAATTGTCATGCAACTCTTGTGCCACATGATGGGGAGGGGGAGATGAACGGTATGCGAGAGTAGGGAGCGCGTTGGAAGGAGAGCTGTAGCAATACATATACCCGTAGAGATGCCAGAATGCGCAGAGCAGAGCAAATGCGATGCTGAGGAGGTTAGAGATGTGAGAGTTCAGCCCTAGGCCAAGACCCAGAAGCAAAAGCAACCACTGCAAAATGTATCTAAAATATTTACACATTCATACACTAAAAACACAAGACACTCGTTTCAGCTAGCTCAAAGTAACTTCGAATGCATTTATGggatacaacaaaaaaaaaagatataaaGACACACAAAAGCGACCCATTATAAAATATGGGAGCTATTTCATAAAAAATGCAGCGATATATTTGTTCATTTCTTCAAGAGACAAAAGGGGAATTGAAGAGGTGTTTCCAAAAGGGGTTCCCAAAAACCGTATCGAGTCCTTTTTGGAACCACATCAAAACCGCTCCATTTCATCAAATGATGAAGAAAAAACGGAAAATGTTGTGCTAAGCTTTTCACTTTCAGTTCtctataaaaatatatttatatatcaaAGTCAAGATTATTTATAATTGATATAAatgatatttatatatatgtatgtatatgtgctatataaatttatatatatataaatgtaaTACCAAAATAATGGAGGATCCACAAAGACAAAAACGAATTAAGAGGATTGGCAAAGGGCAGAAGAGCAATTAGATTGTAAGTCTTAATATTGCCTATAAgtctataaaaaaaaaaacatatataGTATGTATTGTActtgtatataatatataaatgaaacgaaaaccaaaaatCGAGATATGTATGAAATAAGTATTTACGGTAGATaatcaaaataaaaaccaaaagcgAAGAAAAATAAGAAGTTTTTAATTTGGTTTGTTGAAAAATTTGGGATACAACCGAAGGAAAGTAAGTAGACGGTTGCTTCATAGTACATATtgaaataataatataatggCTAAGAAGCATATACGTAACTCAATGGAAAATGTATAGATTAATAATTTGATCTCTTATAATAATAATCTGTGTACACTGTCCTTTCAACAAATTAGTTCTTACACAAATCTTCTGTTTTCATAACAAGATTGGTCCGGTAGTCCATTTCCAATTTGCTCGTTCTTCCAtacaataaaataattaattaGAATGCATTCGTCAACGCCTCACGCCCACCCGGCCAGCACCCTTAATGGTCCCAGGCATTTCACTTATAACAAATGACACACAATAAATGCGAGCTGGAGCCATCGACCGACCGCCCAGAAAAAGGACATCCCTCGGTTGGCCATTTTCCTGGCTTACTTGTAGTTGCTGCCCCTCAAACAATTAGCATAACTAAAACGCTCAATTAAGCGCCTAAAATGCTGCTGTGGAAGGCAACCAAGCACCCTCAATTTTCTTGGGAAACTCCACTTTTCTCTGCTCTTCAGACTAATGCAATTTTCACCTGGCTGCTACTCTCATTTTATTACACATTTCTTTGCCTTTGCTGGCTGCTTTTTTCCTTTGTCTTTTCgttttttcctttcttttttttccttcGTTTCTTGGATTTGTGTAACATTTTTCCTTCCATTCTCTGTCGCCGCGTAatgtttatttttaattatatttttttcGCCCATTGTTTCTTTATATTGTtctgtctttttttttggttttccttGTTCCTGTGCTCTTTGGTTTTTGCTGGCACTTGGTGGGTGTAATAAACGTTAATGGCGGTTGGCCACAAAGAGAAATGGTCGCACTTCGTTCTCGGCCTCCTCCTGATTAGCCCttgcacacacagagacacacaaAGATACATTAGGTTTAATTGTGCAACGTTTAATTGGATATTTGTTATCAGATGCTTAGTGGCTTAATTATTTGGCATAGCTCATTCCAGGCTAAGAAATATAAAATCATATTTCTACAAGCAAGAGAATTGTATGCCATTTCAAGCGTATCGTTGGTCGCAAAAGTTCGCAACAAAAAGCGGCTAAAAGCATTTAACAGAAAACGTCGAGCCAAAAAAAGTGCAGGAAAGCCAAAGAACTTTCTATTCATTTTCGGGTAGTTTTTTTGTTGGCTGAAGCTGGTAAAAAGTTTTCTttagaaaaaaaatattaaacaaaaaaatcaagaaagttggcttcttagaggAGACGTAAAGCGGCTTTTAAAAATGTTCCAGGCGCAacttggctttggcttttcaCTTAGCaaacagcaacaccaacagcacCAACAACAGGCAGATACATTCAGGAGGATGTAGCTACATATTCATAATGCTGATTgtccctgttgttgctgcctgTGTCCGTCTCCCTCCTGCTGTCGCCCTTCTACTCGTTGTCCCGGAGATGGAGATTGAAAATTTATTCAAAAGTCTGCCGAGTTTTGTGAAGTCTGGCGAGGGACAGGCGCAGGCGGGCGGACGAGTCTTGCAAGTGGCGCTGCCTCGGGATAATAACTTTAACTTGAAAAGTAGCTAGGCAAGCCGCTTTCCCTTGTTAGTTTCTCGCATTACCAACCCTCACCACGGAACTGAAATTTACATTTGGGGATACGTTTAAGTAGAAGAAAGTAAAAGCTGTCGCTTGTCATAATTGTGCGGCAATTCTCACAGAGTCAAGATGTTTGCCATGAATACTATACGTCACTAGGACCTCTCAAGGGCTCATGCATTCAAACTCAACGCACTAGAATTAGGAATTAGCAAATCATCCGTCTTCATTTAGTGTAATTTTTACTTAGAGCTTTAAACTTAAATGATTAATTTCGTGGAAAAAAGCTTTTTAAATTCCTTATAAAACTGTTCTCTAAAGATTGGTAAATATATTGAAAAACCTGTCGAAACTTTAGTAAGGGGGGGAGGAGGATTCTTACTAGGTTTGTTGGATGTACACTTATTCAGCTAACAATTAGTTTCAGAGATTATTATTAATCCTAATCAAAGATCAAAGCACCATGTTTTACAGAAATTCTATAGAATGGTTAGCCAGATCGCGACATAACCTCATATTTTGAAATTACTAAATAAATAGTCCGATAAGTGAAGCTATTGGCAGgtttcttttttaaattatCAACTCCTACCATCGATTTTTATACATTATACATAAAATCATATGTATTATTAGGTATACAGAAGGTTAAATTTGTATTAGTCCAagaaaaattacaaaaatcGAAAAATATTAGATATAAACGTGTATGTTCCCATGGCGGATGGGAACAGTTTCCCAACAGGATGCTTACATAACACTTTCTATGTGTCTGTCCCCACCTGCTTATCACACGAATATAAAATGAAGCTTTCAACAGATGCAAGTGCAAATAAAGTCACGCATGTAGTATTCGCCGCACCGCCAGCACCGTCCCCTACTCGAACTACCCAGCTCTGTGGCATGACTTCGGGGTACACCGCACACCGGCAACCACATGACACACagccaaacaaacaaacaaacaaacaaacaaacgaaCAAACTCACGCACAAACACATTTAAAGTCataaatttttatttatatgaTGATGACTTAAGTTCTACGTGCGTAACCTGTATCACCTTAACCACCCACCCGAAGCCGCAGAGAGCACCGAAAGCACCACCTGCAGCTACAgctctccttctcctccacCAGACAGTTACAACTTCCTTTGGCTGGGCTTTAGTTAAGTGCATGATTATGCTTTTAGTGGCATGTTGAGGTTTTGTCAGTCAGTTTGGCATGCTGGCTTTTCACTTCGGCCATCACACATCACCAACCCCCCACACTGAAAGACCCCAAGCCAGACCCCAACTCTGATTCAGATTCCAAAACTGAACTTCAAATTCTTTTTGTTGCACTGCAAGAACCAGGACAGGTGTTGGTCGGTCTTCGGCTCTGGCATACGTGGGCTAATAGGAAATTCCCTTTAGAAATTTTCACCCCGCTTTCTTCTTTATGGATATggtttttcatttatttttcggtTTTAATTTCGAGTTCTATCCTTCAATCTCTATTGCAAACCTCGCCAAAGGTAACTCCTTAGCCGCTTCCGTGCGAAGCTCCTGTTAGTTATTTTTTAAACTAGTTAGTTACTGAAGTCAGTACTGGAAGCTGTTTTTCGGCTGGGGTTTGGATTGGTGGTTTTGAAACACAAAAACTCACATTATTTATATAAAATGCTTGTAACAATTAGGAAAATATAGACCTGACAAAAACCAAACTTTGTAAAATTGATAAAGTTGTAGCATAAAAGATATCTTAAAAAATATAGAATAAAAAGTTTGAATAATGCATGAATAATTGCATGAAGGGAATGACAGGATTATAGCTAATTCCAAAGTCGCAAACCTCATAAAAATCACTAAACTATAGAAGAGAGCAAAGTTATGGCCAGTGTTTCATATCTATTTTTTCGGCCTCGTTGatagaataataataataaaaaaacgTATATACTGCATAGAACATAAATTTAGTGCATACTTTTGCGGTGTCTTCGTCCAGAAAGTATGCAATCAACTTTGATGGTCATATGTTAAAGAACGAAAatcacatatgtacatactaacataaataacaaaaaactACAACTCAATGGGGAAAAAGAGACATTCAACCCAAACTGGCAGTAAAAAAGACCTATGAATCATCCAGACAGAGCAACAAACTAACAAAATGTCATATAAATTTTAATAAGCGACTCAATAAAATATACGAGCATAATTATCGGCGAGAAGGCAagtcaaacaaaaattttatggACGAGCAAACAGCTGGAAGTGTGTAAATTATTGTGTCGAGCCAGAGGAATTAAAACATTTGCCGGAGAGAGTGGCACTGCCACAAAGACCAGACAGACAATCCAGACAGTGTCTGCCAGGCCCAAGCCCAGGCCCAGACCCAAGCACTTCCTCATGAGTCATGCCAGCGCAGAGCTTGCCAAATATGCAGCTGACGTAAAAATAAGCATCAACATAAATTTAAGTCAAACAAAGCGTAACGCGTTCCTTTTTTTACATTCTCGTACATACTTGTATAAAAGTAGATTTTTCTTCGAGTTTCGAGTTGGGGTAAAAGCAAGTTTGTCGCGTTGCCAAGAGCCAAACTAGATTCTAATGTGGCCGACGCAGTTCGTCTCTCACTCTGAAAATGTTGCCTTTTATAAGGCGTAAACACTCacaatgcgaatgcgaatgccaAACTCGCACTCCACTCGTGTGTACTTTCTCTATATTCACGAATGCTTTTTCCCTCTGTTGGGCTTTAACCCACCGCAGCCCTACACCACAATTATGTGAGAAGATTCGAGAAGGCCAGCATTTTCTCTTGTCGCCAGAACAAGCACAAAAAGAGACCAAAAAAAACTAGAAGGAATGTAAGGTTTCATCGACCCGAATGTCGAAATACACTTGCTGCTCGACTAAAAGGATAACCCATTGAGCGACTCGATTAGATAGAAACTTTAGGTAGGACACTACTATATCTGTAAATGCTTTTAAATTTCTGCTGTGCAAATATCTGGGAGTGGTTGTAATACCCTTTGAAAGGGTATCCAGAAATCAGAGCCTTAATGCGTTGGCATGCGTTATCTGACTGGGGTTTGGCGGCAGTGCGACGGTGTGGCGGTGGTTTTGCGTCGTCTGTGGTGAAATGATGCGACAAAGTAAGTAGAAAAGAGGGTTGCCGGTGCTGCTCCGCGGCGGCTGCTGTTTCTTCTACTTCAGCTGCCTGCTGACTGTGTTTACTGCAAcataaatcaaaatcaaagccaaaacagaaaaacaacacGCCAGAGGCGAGCACTGAGTTCGAATATTTCCCCATTTTCGGGTTGGCCTTCCTTTTGAGAGCAGCAAATGCGGCCATGTACCCTAGCATAGTTAGATCTGTGGAGATAAACAAATTTTCCGCTTTGGGGCGGGGCGGACAGATGCAGCGCGACAAGTAGACAAGTTGATGTTGCGTGTAAAGTGGAAGATAAGTGAAATGCGCTCTCGCTGGAGAGTGCAGCGAATTGCAGTTTGATGTGATCCCAGGATGGGAGATGAGAGCAATTCAGCAATGAAGTGATCAAGGGatcatacatatatttttcaagaTAGATTTAATAGCTTTTGAAGTTATTTAATCAAAGTTCGAGAGGTTTCGAATTAATACACTGAGCTCAAACGATTAAGCGCGAAAGAACGTCTTACATTTAAGGATATGACGACTAAATATCGGGCTGGGAAATCCGACAAGTAATATAAACATAAAATTAACTTTAGTTGCACTTGGGTGGAGTTATGTACAAGCAATCGATTATTTACTTTTTACATACTTTTGGTTAAAAATATCGCTGGATATCAATAACATATTACAGTCTATCAGCCAAAAGCTGAGTAGTAACATGAGGAAACTCTATTTAGCAGGTGTCAAATATTCAATTTGTAGTTAATTACATTTCGATAAAGTTCTGCAACTTATTTAGAGCTGTCAAAACAGTGGGACCACGACCCAATTAGTTTAAAACTTATTACTGAACTGCAAAatagaaaactgaaaactaaACAGCCAACAAATATGTACAATACGCTGAAATATTTTCAATTCATTTTCGATGCACGCGCAGTCAGGCCTCGGGCAAGACAAGCATCAATTTCGAAAcacaaaaatataataaatggaaaaataTCCAATGGAAGGGAGTATCCAATCCGCGTATTAGCGGTAGGCACGCACATGTGAGGCCCATCCGTATACCCTCCCAGCCGTTTATTAATGATGGGAGCACCTGAAATCATTGCCCATCTATTgctatatacaatatgtacaCATATACTTGCATACGCTTACTCGTATCAACGTAAATTGAACGAAATGAACGCAAAGTGAAATGAACTCAGTTACAGGAAAATTTTAGTTCTTTCCACACCCGAGctgaacaaaaaataaataaaattacatTACATTACGGAAACAGAAAACGGAAAAGTGTAAAAAGCAAATGCTTGCATTTAAAATTTCGCACCTGTTTTGGGCGttgaataaatattttattaggcCTACCGTTCCGCTGAAATGAGTTTCGGGAACCAACACACGTTCCACCAAGCATTCTGACGCACATGGAGAGTAAATGAAACCGAATATGGCGACGATTTTGTATCTAACTGTAGCCTTCTGTTTGCTCTACAAAATATGCAATGACGTTGACGCCGCTACACGATATGCGATGCCTCACTGAATGCCGTCTAATGAATGGACACGGAGGCGCACAAAATCACAATCCCACCGGAAACAAGGGAAATACCCTctcttttttctctctctgtgtgcatgtgtgttggCTTACACGGTACTCGTAGATATCAATGGTATGCTCGATTCAGAAAAACCATGTAATTGCAAAACAAGATTCAGTTTTCGGTAGAAGCTTTTTGGTGGCTACACGGCTTCGTCTGTTCCTCAGTATGCCTTGGGTAGTTAAGTCGTCACACAATCCTACAAAAAATACAGCCTTTGCCGAGGCACAGTCTCGAAGAAAATATGCCTCGTCATGCCCATGAAATAtaatcttttatttttctaTTGGGCTTTCCGCTTTGATCTATTCGCCAAAGACTGAATTTGTTGCTGCATATTTTCAGACCGAAAGATCCTACGTTGTAGGATTCGGGGACCGACTTAGCTGCCCCGACAAGCTGAACCACGAAACCGAGTAGCCGTGAGTCGCGGTCAGTAACGAAGCTTTGGTGAAAAGGGAATTGAGAACCCGTGCGCGCCCTCTACAGTGAACACCATAGAAGACCTTTTTGGTCCCCATGCCATATATTgatattgtatagtctttggaaATAGGCAGAAATAGAAATAGGCCTTTTACAAAAATGTTCTGTCTGAATGACTGAATGTCTGTTTTAGGGCTATTCAttataatttataaaacaAGCCACCATTCCAGCTTAAATAAATAGCGTGATATCATTGGTAAAATTATGGCGAtagtttttcttaaaattaCTGCACCTTTAACCCTTTATCCAACGATTTTGTATTCCACTAAGTAAGTATCGGTATCGTCTAGTCGAAGCACTCTCGTCTTCCGCCTTAGTTTTTGTGCATTCAGCTTGTTTTCAATTCCATTTCACATGCTGCTGCCATAGGCAGACGGCAACACTCTTTTCTGCGCTGCCTTTCGGTGCATTCCTCAGTTTGTCGCTCTGCCATTTTGCCTATTATTATGGCGTGTGGAAGACGCAGATTGCGTTTTTTCCCCATTCTActcctatttttttttttcgtttcggTTTTGTATATGTTAAGCCAGAGCGATTCAATTTCAATGGTTGTTTGCTCGGACTCTTTGTGGTCTCGGAATTGGATCAGATTATGTCTGATTGTTGTTGGAAACTGAGCTAGAAGCTGGACGAATAATGATAACCCAATCATTGTTCAAGTAAACTCATAATTCtactattgttgattatataATGATTGTAGTTCTGTGTCTATGTATTTTCAGCAACCGAGcactttaaatttattatattttttaaatttacttTTAAAAgcttt
The sequence above is a segment of the Drosophila miranda strain MSH22 chromosome 4, D.miranda_PacBio2.1, whole genome shotgun sequence genome. Coding sequences within it:
- the LOC108163893 gene encoding uncharacterized protein LOC108163893 isoform X1 — encoded protein: MRFPQVVYQMALTTILLTITIELASALRDVRVRVPHAVRRGEKGILKCFYDIEDDSLYSVKWYKGRREFYRYTPKETPPMKVFHFPGVKVRRVSSNESQVVLDAVTMATSGKYSCEVSADAPSFHTLIAAAELEVIETPHNAPFITGIRSRYRVGDILRGNCTSRHSRPAANLTWTVNNEEVNPSHVRHHKIVVETRNDMQTSIVGIHFVVTDQHFDNGKLKLRCSAQLHDVYWKTTEKTILEADPFTKYGSGGASGNRVSPDEFYDQYTHEDEQFHSKKNSYLTQLQDFLFHSSGEEDDGAEGAEDGGAAWRGVGSGSSSCCPSQSLAVSGSLLAVLGWTLGRQLVSQLQALTSGAGIAASGTTSSNRRCTSHRTHSGHMRVSATKQRQRRVHGLRASDCSWRGCTIGRTNDSNNSSSSCIRQLT
- the LOC108163893 gene encoding uncharacterized protein LOC108163893 isoform X2; translation: MRFPQVVYQMALTTILLTITIELASALRDVRVRVPHAVRRGEKGILKCFYDIEDDSLYSVKWYKGRREFYRYTPKETPPMKVFHFPGVKVRRVSSNESQVVLDAVTMATSGKYSCEVSADAPSFHTLIAAAELEVIETPHNAPFITGIRSRYRVGDILRGNCTSRHSRPAANLTWTVNNEEVNPSHVRHHKIVVETRNDMQTSIVGIHFVVTDQHFDNGKLKLRCSAQLHDVYWKTTEKTILEADPFTKYGSGGASGNRVSPDEFYDQYTHEDEQFHSKKNSYLTQLQGEEDDGAEGAEDGGAAWRGVGSGSSSCCPSQSLAVSGSLLAVLGWTLGRQLVSQLQALTSGAGIAASGTTSSNRRCTSHRTHSGHMRVSATKQRQRRVHGLRASDCSWRGCTIGRTNDSNNSSSSCIRQLT